The sequence ATTGGGATTCCATACTGTGCCATGTATCTCATGGCTATGATTGGAAACTCCTTGCTTCTGATCATCATCAAATCAGAACACAGTCTCCATCAGCCCATGTACATTTTCCTAGGCATGCTAGGAGTCACAGACATTGCTCTCAGCACAAGCATTGTGCCCAGGATGCTTGGAATCTTCTGGTTTCATGTACCAGAAATACATTTTGATTGTTGCCTGCTTCAAATGTGGCTCATCCACACATTTCAGGGCATAGAGTCAGGCATCCTCCTGGCCATGGCCCTGGACCGCTATGTAGCCGTCTGTTATCCACTCAGACATGCTGCCATCTTCTCTCACCACTTAGTCACTCAAATAGCAGCTGTGGTAACACTCAGGGCAGCCATTCTTGTAGCACCATGCCTAGTACTGATAAAGCTCCGATTACAGTTTTATCATACAACAGTCATCTCTCATTCCTACTGTGAACATATGGCTGTTGTGAAACTGGCTGCAGAAAATATCAGGGTCAACAAAATCTATGGCTTGTTTGTGGCCTTCACTGTTGCCGGGCTTGACATTGTATTAATCACATTGTCCTACATACAGATATTCATCACAGTTTTCCGTTTGCCTCAGCAGGAGGCCAGGTTGAAAGCATTCAACACTTGTGTCGCTCACATCTGTGTCTTCCTCCAGTTCTACTCCCTtggtttcttctccttctttgcACATAGATTTGGTTCTCACATCCCTCCTTATATTCACATCCTCTTTTCTAGCACTTATCTGCTGGTCCCTCCATTTCTCAATCCACTTATTTATGGTGCAAAGACCAAGCAGATCCGTGTCCATAtggtaaaaatattttgttcaaaAAGTTTACTGTGAGAAAAACTTTTATGTTTACCTTTTTATGAATGGTAACACTATTTCCCAACATGATAGAACAGCAGAGT comes from Cervus elaphus chromosome 1, mCerEla1.1, whole genome shotgun sequence and encodes:
- the LOC122699732 gene encoding olfactory receptor 52A1-like, with the protein product MSTSNTTVFMPSEFTLIGIPGLESVQCWIGIPYCAMYLMAMIGNSLLLIIIKSEHSLHQPMYIFLGMLGVTDIALSTSIVPRMLGIFWFHVPEIHFDCCLLQMWLIHTFQGIESGILLAMALDRYVAVCYPLRHAAIFSHHLVTQIAAVVTLRAAILVAPCLVLIKLRLQFYHTTVISHSYCEHMAVVKLAAENIRVNKIYGLFVAFTVAGLDIVLITLSYIQIFITVFRLPQQEARLKAFNTCVAHICVFLQFYSLGFFSFFAHRFGSHIPPYIHILFSSTYLLVPPFLNPLIYGAKTKQIRVHMVKIFCSKSLL